The following coding sequences lie in one Pseudomonas syringae CC1557 genomic window:
- a CDS encoding multicopper oxidase family protein: MSFTRRQILTGIAGLAVVGLGAGGASRYWMGRRESEAGSDFVLIAAPLDIELVSGHKTPAWAFGGSAPGTELRVRQGEWLRLRFINQLPVETTIHWHGIRLPLEMDGVPYVSQLPVKPGEYFDYKFRVPDAGSYWYHPHLNSSEELGRGLVGPLIVEEREPTGFAYERTVSLKSWHVDEEGAFTEFSVLREAAREGTAGRLSTLNGVPQAVIELPAGQITRVRLLNLDNTVTYRLNLPDAEAQIYALDGNPVKPRPFGDEYWLGPGMRICLAIKAPPAGEEISLRNGPVRLGTFRSVANNDAPGQWPPELPANPVAEPDLANAEKINFNFEWVGSMSVNTDNGKPPSLWQINGVAWDITDKTCADRPIAKLTLGKSYIFELKNMTQYQHPIHLHGMSFKVIASNRRKIIPYFTDTFLLGRNERARVALVADNPGVWMFHCHVIDHMETGLMAAIEVS, from the coding sequence ATGTCTTTCACCCGTCGTCAAATCCTCACAGGTATTGCCGGTCTGGCCGTTGTCGGCCTTGGCGCGGGCGGTGCTTCGCGTTACTGGATGGGGCGCCGTGAGTCGGAAGCGGGGTCGGATTTCGTGCTGATCGCTGCGCCGCTGGATATAGAGCTGGTATCGGGTCACAAGACACCTGCCTGGGCATTCGGCGGTTCTGCTCCGGGCACAGAGTTGCGCGTCCGGCAGGGCGAGTGGCTGCGGTTGCGTTTCATCAATCAGTTGCCGGTCGAGACGACTATTCACTGGCACGGTATCCGGTTGCCGCTGGAGATGGACGGCGTGCCGTACGTTTCGCAGTTGCCGGTCAAGCCGGGCGAGTATTTCGATTACAAGTTCCGGGTGCCGGACGCTGGCAGTTACTGGTACCACCCGCACCTCAACAGTAGCGAAGAGTTGGGACGTGGGCTGGTCGGGCCGTTGATCGTGGAAGAGCGTGAGCCGACCGGTTTTGCCTATGAGCGCACGGTCAGTCTGAAAAGCTGGCATGTGGACGAAGAGGGCGCTTTTACCGAGTTCAGCGTGCTGCGCGAGGCGGCGCGAGAAGGCACGGCAGGTCGGCTTTCGACGCTGAACGGTGTTCCTCAGGCGGTCATTGAGCTGCCGGCCGGGCAGATTACCCGGGTGCGCCTGCTCAATCTCGACAATACCGTGACCTATCGGCTTAACCTGCCGGACGCCGAGGCGCAGATTTATGCGCTGGACGGCAACCCGGTCAAGCCCCGGCCGTTCGGCGACGAATACTGGCTGGGGCCGGGCATGCGTATCTGTCTGGCGATCAAGGCGCCGCCCGCAGGCGAGGAGATTTCGTTGCGCAATGGGCCGGTGCGTCTGGGAACGTTTCGTTCGGTCGCCAATAACGATGCGCCAGGGCAGTGGCCGCCTGAATTGCCCGCTAATCCGGTGGCCGAGCCGGATCTGGCTAACGCAGAGAAGATCAATTTCAACTTCGAATGGGTCGGCTCGATGTCGGTCAACACCGACAACGGCAAGCCGCCGAGTCTGTGGCAGATCAATGGTGTGGCCTGGGACATTACCGACAAGACCTGCGCCGACCGACCTATCGCCAAATTGACGCTGGGCAAGAGTTATATTTTTGAATTGAAGAACATGACTCAGTACCAACACCCGATTCATCTGCACGGCATGAGTTTCAAGGTGATCGCGTCCAATCGGCGCAAGATCATCCCGTACTTCACTGACACCTTTCTGCTGGGCCGCAACGAACGCGCCCGCGTAGCGCTGGTTGCGGATAATCCGGGTGTGTGGATGTTTCACTGCCATGTGATCGATCACATGGAAACCGGCCTCATGGCTGCCATCGAGGTATCGTGA
- a CDS encoding AAA domain-containing protein — translation MVSIYVCGEDKTRQISDWVIKKNGKGEFRLTCHYPSQKTYSRPLGDCKVDPTREVKGMLLLRTGGYVLSPIEKALIYGEKYALVQFPGSADSYLFHMDNIEFVSPTSITDEPVFTYFRSVAAARVNNAADDEQKKGIAENVDRQMGTLSLSPATALNAYCKGQPVQQDSPGNFIFPFGLNESQLKAVEQAFSSQISLIEGPPGTGKTQTILNIIANILLQGKTVAVVSNNNAAVKNVYEKLGKCGLDYLVARLGNKENRETFFAERSLRPSVDPESESEPAPAMEDIQSVLQRLKRYLSARNAVAQLQIEINELEIERRYLVQWQQDNGIVPVHDRYKLSPQKTTDLMAYLPHIPSDRIRIKDRIELLFNFRILRTGQLNDRGKRMSAFYSLQLDYYDKVLQKKKRELSAHEEALRIGNFNALLEELTSSSMRHLKHHLHLHISPNDDFDITYRNHLDAFLKRYPVIGSSTHSIVNSLGGKAVLDYVIIDEASQQDIVPGVLALSCAKNLIIVGDRKQLAHIPEKLGLEAPAPWYDCETYSLLDSCVGVFGDSIPMTLLKEHYRCHPRIIQFCNQQFYDNQLVPMTHDAGEQSLTLLVTAKGNHTRNNSNLRELDSLLTVLDGSGESIWEGEDGRGFIAPFKNQATLSGSCLPADFINDTVHKFQGRECDEIVFSTVLDKHKSPERLSFVDDARMVNVAVSRAKNRFTLVTGDGVFKAGNGHIAALIRYMEYYAEDGHIHRAPVISAFDLLYKEYDRSQERLNKRLRPDDSPFKSEQIVAQILREALAQEARQSIMFHREVLLIQLASVAGASFTEREREFMNNGSRCDFVLYFKVGKRPLGVIEVDGGHHNDLVQIERDTVKNSILEKCGIPLLRLRTIESHIEEKIAAFVDQWTPPAPDNGHNALPG, via the coding sequence ATGGTTTCTATCTATGTGTGTGGCGAGGACAAGACCCGGCAGATCAGCGACTGGGTTATTAAAAAGAATGGCAAGGGTGAGTTCAGACTGACTTGCCACTACCCCTCTCAAAAAACGTACTCCCGCCCGCTTGGCGACTGCAAGGTCGATCCAACCCGTGAGGTCAAGGGCATGCTTCTTCTGAGAACAGGAGGGTATGTTTTAAGCCCCATCGAGAAAGCGTTGATTTACGGCGAGAAATACGCGCTCGTCCAGTTTCCGGGAAGTGCGGATAGCTACCTGTTCCATATGGATAACATTGAGTTCGTTTCCCCGACCTCGATTACCGACGAGCCCGTATTCACTTACTTTCGCTCCGTGGCCGCAGCTCGGGTCAACAACGCGGCTGACGATGAGCAAAAAAAAGGCATTGCCGAAAACGTTGATCGCCAGATGGGCACACTCTCATTGTCCCCGGCTACGGCGCTCAATGCCTATTGCAAAGGCCAGCCTGTACAGCAGGACTCGCCGGGCAACTTCATCTTTCCTTTTGGTCTCAATGAAAGTCAGCTCAAGGCGGTAGAGCAGGCTTTCAGTTCGCAGATAAGCCTCATCGAAGGACCTCCCGGGACTGGCAAGACACAGACGATTCTGAACATCATCGCCAATATCCTGTTGCAGGGAAAAACCGTAGCGGTGGTGTCCAACAACAACGCTGCGGTCAAGAATGTTTATGAAAAGCTGGGCAAGTGCGGTCTGGATTACCTGGTCGCCAGACTGGGCAATAAGGAAAACCGGGAAACGTTTTTTGCCGAGCGCTCTTTGCGACCTTCAGTAGACCCTGAATCTGAATCTGAACCTGCGCCTGCAATGGAAGATATTCAGAGCGTTCTCCAGCGGCTCAAGCGTTATCTGAGTGCTCGCAATGCAGTGGCGCAGTTGCAGATCGAGATTAACGAGCTGGAGATAGAACGGCGTTATCTCGTGCAGTGGCAACAGGACAATGGAATAGTGCCTGTGCATGACAGGTACAAATTATCGCCGCAAAAGACTACTGACTTGATGGCGTATCTACCGCATATACCCAGCGACCGGATCCGGATCAAGGACCGGATTGAGCTGCTGTTCAACTTCAGGATTCTGCGCACCGGCCAGCTGAATGACCGGGGCAAGCGCATGTCAGCCTTTTACAGCTTGCAGCTCGATTACTACGACAAGGTCCTGCAAAAGAAGAAGAGGGAATTGTCTGCCCATGAGGAGGCGTTGCGCATCGGTAATTTCAACGCCTTGCTGGAAGAACTGACCTCCTCTTCGATGCGTCACCTCAAGCACCATCTGCATCTTCACATTTCGCCTAATGACGACTTCGACATAACGTACCGAAATCACCTGGATGCCTTTCTGAAGCGCTATCCGGTCATCGGTAGCAGTACGCACTCGATCGTCAATTCCTTGGGGGGCAAGGCTGTCCTTGATTACGTCATCATCGATGAGGCTTCGCAGCAGGACATTGTTCCGGGTGTGCTGGCGCTGAGTTGTGCGAAGAATCTGATTATTGTCGGCGACAGAAAACAGCTTGCGCATATTCCGGAAAAGTTGGGCCTGGAAGCCCCCGCTCCTTGGTATGACTGTGAGACGTACAGCTTGCTGGATTCATGCGTGGGTGTGTTCGGTGATTCGATTCCAATGACATTGCTCAAAGAGCACTATCGATGCCACCCCCGCATCATTCAGTTTTGCAATCAGCAGTTCTACGATAACCAGCTCGTCCCGATGACTCATGATGCTGGCGAACAATCGTTGACGCTGCTCGTGACCGCCAAGGGTAACCATACGCGCAACAACTCCAATCTCCGTGAGTTGGACTCTTTATTGACAGTGCTCGATGGGAGTGGTGAGAGTATCTGGGAGGGTGAGGATGGCAGAGGGTTCATTGCGCCGTTCAAGAATCAGGCAACACTTTCAGGCTCATGTCTGCCAGCTGATTTCATCAACGACACCGTGCACAAGTTCCAGGGCCGTGAATGCGACGAAATTGTCTTTTCTACCGTACTGGATAAGCATAAAAGCCCGGAGCGCCTGAGTTTTGTAGACGATGCGCGGATGGTCAATGTGGCGGTATCCAGAGCTAAAAACAGGTTCACGCTGGTGACAGGCGACGGCGTTTTCAAAGCCGGCAATGGACATATCGCGGCGCTGATCCGCTATATGGAATATTACGCAGAGGACGGGCACATCCACCGGGCGCCGGTCATTTCGGCATTCGATCTGCTTTACAAGGAATATGATCGATCACAGGAACGTCTGAATAAAAGGCTCAGGCCAGATGACTCGCCCTTCAAGTCCGAGCAGATCGTAGCGCAGATACTTCGTGAGGCGCTGGCTCAGGAGGCTCGCCAATCGATCATGTTTCATCGCGAAGTTCTGTTGATACAGCTGGCATCGGTCGCCGGTGCAAGCTTCACGGAGCGAGAGCGGGAGTTCATGAATAACGGTTCCCGCTGTGATTTCGTACTTTATTTCAAAGTAGGGAAGCGTCCGCTGGGCGTGATTGAAGTCGACGGTGGACACCATAACGATCTGGTACAGATCGAACGAGATACGGTGAAAAACAGCATTCTGGAAAAGTGCGGCATTCCTTTGCTTCGTCTGCGGACTATCGAGAGCCATATTGAAGAAAAGATCGCGGCCTTTGTGGATCAATGGACGCCACCTGCACCAGATAACGGCCACAACGCTTTACCAGGTTGA
- a CDS encoding dipeptidase: MNPNTVPTPARGAIRWEAHTCLPLLPNQDMSALLRYRDNGFHHVSVNVGMDMTPVGDVMQVIAGFRQWLIKHPENFMLAGTLADLQRAREQDKLAVSFDLEGSNMLLQDPAMVRLYADLGVRQMLLAYNRDNSCAGGCHGSGMGLTALGREFVGAINSAGIVMDCSHVSKRASMEIIELSQRPVVFSHTNIKAVYDHPRTVDDEQIMACVESDGVIGLTGLGIFLGDPQASVEAFVRQIDYLAERAGTAHIGLGLDIELHPDDKDLAEGVNENDWWPKELYGGINGHRQLQPEALGQVAEALLRLGYDAAQIDGIFGGNFMRVAQTTWPQHG; this comes from the coding sequence ATGAATCCAAATACCGTGCCTACGCCTGCCCGCGGCGCCATTCGTTGGGAGGCCCATACCTGCCTGCCGCTGCTGCCCAATCAGGACATGTCTGCGCTGCTGCGCTACCGCGACAACGGCTTTCACCACGTCTCGGTCAATGTCGGCATGGACATGACCCCAGTCGGCGATGTGATGCAGGTCATCGCAGGCTTTCGCCAGTGGCTGATCAAGCATCCAGAGAACTTCATGCTGGCCGGTACCCTTGCAGATCTGCAACGCGCCCGCGAGCAGGACAAGCTGGCGGTGTCTTTCGACCTGGAAGGCTCCAACATGCTGCTGCAAGACCCGGCAATGGTCCGCTTGTATGCCGACCTGGGCGTCCGCCAGATGCTTCTGGCGTACAACCGCGATAACAGCTGCGCGGGCGGTTGCCACGGCAGCGGTATGGGATTGACCGCGCTGGGGCGGGAGTTCGTGGGAGCCATCAATTCGGCAGGTATCGTGATGGACTGCTCACATGTCAGCAAGCGCGCGAGTATGGAAATAATCGAGCTGTCACAGCGACCGGTCGTCTTTTCACACACTAATATCAAGGCAGTGTATGACCATCCACGCACAGTGGATGATGAGCAAATCATGGCCTGTGTTGAATCGGATGGAGTGATCGGGCTGACCGGTCTGGGGATTTTTCTGGGCGATCCGCAGGCATCGGTCGAAGCCTTCGTGCGCCAAATCGATTATCTGGCCGAACGAGCGGGAACGGCACATATCGGCCTGGGCCTGGACATCGAACTGCACCCCGACGATAAGGATTTGGCCGAGGGCGTGAATGAAAACGATTGGTGGCCAAAAGAACTCTATGGCGGCATCAACGGGCATCGTCAACTGCAGCCGGAAGCGCTGGGTCAGGTCGCAGAAGCATTGCTACGGCTTGGTTATGACGCCGCGCAGATCGACGGCATTTTTGGCGGCAACTTTATGCGGGTCGCTCAGACGACTTGGCCACAACATGGTTGA
- the guaA gene encoding glutamine-hydrolyzing GMP synthase — translation MALDIHAHRILILDFGSQYTQLIARRVREIGVYCELHPFDMDDEAIREFAPKGVILAGGPESVHEADSPRCPQAVFDLGVPVFGICYGMQTMAEQLGGKVAGSELREFGYARVDVVGKSRLLDGIEDHIDADGLFGLDVWMSHGDKVTKLPEDFHILASTPSCPIAGMADDARGYYGVQFHPEVTHTKQGGRILSRFILDICGCEALWTPSKIAEDAIAQVRAQVGTDNVLLGLSGGVDSSVVAALLHKAIGDQLTCVFVDNGLLRLHEGEQVMAMFAENMGVKVIRANAEEQFLNNLEGESDPEKKRKIIGRTFIDVFDAESCKLDNIKYLAQGTIYPDVIESAGAKSGKAHVIKSHHNVGGLPEEMNLKLVEPLRELFKDEVRRLGLELGLPYDMVYRHPFPGPGLGVRILGEVKKEYADILRRADHIFIEELRKADWYHKVSQAFVVFQPVKSVGVVGDGRRYAWVVALRAVETIDFMTARWAHLPYELLETVSGRIINEIEGISRVTYDVSSKPPATIEWE, via the coding sequence ATGGCCCTCGACATTCACGCCCACCGTATCCTGATCCTCGACTTCGGTTCCCAGTACACCCAGCTGATCGCCCGCCGCGTGCGTGAAATCGGCGTGTACTGCGAGCTGCATCCGTTTGACATGGACGACGAAGCGATTCGCGAATTCGCTCCAAAAGGCGTGATCCTCGCCGGCGGCCCCGAGTCCGTACACGAAGCCGACAGCCCGCGCTGCCCGCAAGCGGTATTTGACCTGGGTGTGCCGGTTTTCGGTATCTGCTACGGCATGCAGACCATGGCCGAGCAGTTGGGCGGCAAGGTTGCTGGTTCTGAGCTGCGCGAGTTCGGCTACGCTCGCGTTGACGTAGTCGGCAAAAGCCGTCTGCTCGATGGTATCGAAGACCATATCGACGCCGACGGCCTGTTTGGCCTCGACGTATGGATGAGTCACGGTGACAAGGTCACCAAACTGCCGGAAGACTTCCACATTCTGGCCAGCACCCCTAGCTGCCCAATTGCCGGTATGGCTGACGACGCTCGCGGTTACTACGGCGTGCAGTTCCACCCGGAAGTGACCCACACCAAGCAGGGCGGTCGCATCCTGTCGCGCTTTATCCTCGACATCTGCGGCTGTGAAGCACTGTGGACCCCTTCGAAGATTGCTGAAGACGCTATCGCTCAGGTTCGCGCTCAGGTCGGTACTGACAACGTGTTGCTGGGCCTTTCCGGCGGCGTTGACTCCTCCGTGGTCGCGGCACTGCTGCACAAGGCCATCGGCGATCAACTGACCTGCGTATTCGTCGACAACGGCCTGCTGCGCCTGCACGAAGGCGAGCAAGTGATGGCCATGTTCGCCGAGAACATGGGCGTCAAAGTCATTCGCGCCAACGCCGAAGAGCAGTTCCTCAACAACCTGGAAGGCGAGAGCGATCCAGAGAAGAAGCGCAAGATCATCGGCCGCACCTTCATCGACGTGTTCGATGCCGAATCCTGCAAGCTGGACAACATCAAGTACCTGGCACAAGGCACCATCTACCCGGACGTGATCGAGTCGGCTGGCGCGAAAAGCGGCAAGGCCCACGTCATCAAGTCGCACCACAACGTGGGCGGCCTGCCGGAAGAAATGAACCTCAAGCTGGTCGAGCCCCTGCGCGAGCTGTTCAAGGACGAAGTCCGCCGCCTCGGCCTGGAACTCGGCCTGCCCTACGACATGGTCTACCGCCACCCATTCCCTGGCCCAGGCCTGGGCGTGCGCATCCTCGGCGAAGTGAAGAAGGAATACGCCGACATCCTGCGTCGTGCCGACCACATCTTCATCGAAGAACTGCGCAAGGCCGACTGGTATCACAAGGTCAGCCAAGCATTCGTGGTGTTCCAGCCAGTCAAATCGGTTGGCGTCGTCGGCGACGGCCGCCGCTACGCCTGGGTTGTGGCATTGCGTGCGGTAGAGACCATCGACTTCATGACCGCTCGCTGGGCGCACCTGCCTTACGAGCTGCTGGAGACGGTGAGCGGCCGTATCATCAATGAAATCGAGGGGATTTCGCGGGTGACTTACGATGTGTCGAGCAAGCCGCCTGCGACGATTGAGTGGGAGTGA
- the guaB gene encoding IMP dehydrogenase, giving the protein MLRISQEALTFDDILLVPGYSEVLPNEVSLKTRLTRGIELNIPLVSAAMDTVTEARLAIAMAQEGGIGIIHKNMTIEQQAAEVRKVKKFEAGVVKDPITIEADATVRDLFELTRMHNISGVPVLHNGDLVGIVTSRDVRFENRLDVPVREVMTPKERLVTVREGADKNEVRELLHKHRLEKVLIVDANFALKGMMTVKDIEKAKAYPLASKDDQARLRVGAAVGTGKDTGERVTALVAAGVDVVVVDTAHGHSKGVIDRVRWVKDNFPQVQVIGGNIATGEAALALVAAGADAVKVGIGPGSICTTRIVAGVGVPQISAIANVSAALEGTGVPMIADGGIRFSGDLSKAIVAGASCVMMGSMFAGTEEAPGEIELFQGRSYKAYRGMGSLGAMSQAQGSSDRYFQDSSAGAEKLVPEGIEGRVAYKGPLSAIIHQLMGGLRSSMGYTGSADIEQMRTKPEFVRITGAGMAESHVHDVQITKEAPNYRVG; this is encoded by the coding sequence ATGCTGCGTATCAGTCAAGAAGCCCTTACATTCGACGACATTCTCCTTGTGCCCGGTTATTCCGAGGTACTTCCCAACGAAGTCAGTCTGAAAACCCGTTTGACCCGTGGCATCGAGCTGAATATTCCTTTGGTCTCTGCTGCAATGGATACAGTCACCGAGGCCCGTCTGGCAATTGCCATGGCCCAGGAAGGCGGTATCGGTATCATCCACAAGAACATGACCATCGAGCAGCAAGCTGCCGAAGTGCGCAAGGTCAAGAAGTTCGAGGCCGGTGTCGTCAAGGACCCGATCACGATCGAAGCCGACGCCACTGTTCGTGATCTGTTCGAACTGACCCGCATGCACAACATTTCCGGTGTACCGGTGCTGCACAATGGCGACCTGGTCGGCATCGTGACGTCCCGCGACGTACGCTTCGAAAACCGTCTTGATGTCCCTGTCCGAGAAGTGATGACGCCCAAAGAGCGTCTGGTCACCGTGCGTGAAGGTGCCGACAAGAACGAAGTGCGCGAACTGCTGCACAAGCACCGTCTGGAAAAAGTCCTGATCGTCGACGCCAACTTCGCGCTCAAGGGCATGATGACCGTCAAGGACATCGAAAAAGCCAAGGCCTACCCGCTGGCCAGCAAGGACGATCAGGCTCGCCTGCGCGTCGGCGCGGCAGTCGGCACCGGCAAGGACACCGGCGAGCGCGTGACCGCACTGGTCGCTGCCGGCGTTGACGTGGTGGTAGTCGACACCGCGCACGGCCACTCCAAAGGCGTGATCGACCGCGTCCGCTGGGTCAAGGACAACTTCCCGCAAGTGCAGGTCATCGGTGGCAACATCGCTACCGGCGAAGCTGCCCTGGCGCTGGTCGCAGCGGGTGCCGACGCCGTCAAGGTTGGTATCGGCCCTGGCTCGATCTGCACCACGCGTATCGTTGCCGGTGTCGGCGTGCCGCAGATCAGCGCCATCGCCAACGTTTCCGCTGCCCTTGAAGGCACAGGCGTGCCGATGATCGCTGACGGCGGTATCCGTTTCTCCGGTGACCTGTCCAAAGCCATCGTGGCGGGCGCGTCCTGCGTGATGATGGGCTCGATGTTCGCCGGTACTGAAGAAGCGCCAGGCGAGATCGAACTGTTTCAGGGCCGTTCCTACAAGGCTTATCGCGGCATGGGTTCGCTGGGCGCGATGTCCCAGGCGCAGGGCTCGTCGGATCGCTACTTCCAGGATTCGTCGGCCGGTGCCGAGAAGCTGGTGCCGGAAGGCATCGAAGGCCGCGTTGCCTACAAGGGGCCGTTGTCCGCCATCATCCATCAGTTGATGGGCGGTCTGCGTTCCTCCATGGGTTACACCGGCAGTGCTGACATCGAACAGATGCGCACCAAGCCCGAGTTCGTTCGTATTACCGGCGCAGGTATGGCTGAGTCTCACGTCCATGACGTGCAGATCACCAAGGAAGCGCCGAACTATCGCGTTGGTTGA
- the xseA gene encoding exodeoxyribonuclease VII large subunit: MIKDPFARLGLDREVLTVSQLNGRARVLLEDVFSSIWVEGEISNLSRPASGHVYFTLKDSGAQVRCALFRQSAARVRQALKDGLQVKVRGKVSLFEGRGDYQLILDTVEPAGDGALRLAFDALKAKLSDEGLFSAERKVALPLHPQRIGIISSPTGAVIRDIISVFRRRAPRVELTLIPTAVQGREAINQIVRALKLADARGFDALILARGGGSLEDLWCFNEEAVARAIDACVTPIVSAVGHETDVSISDFVADVRAPTPSAAAELLAPDSSDLHRRVDNLHRRLVSRMQDRLMRERLRLEGISRRLRHPGERLRQQSQRLDDLDMRLRRAFEQNMHKRQVRLAHMESRLTAQHPGRTLAFLRQRLDVLAERLPRAIRESIKARKLQLQSQMQTLNVVSPLATLGRGYSILLDERGHAIRNAAQTRPGQRLTARLGEGELQVRVEDNHLTPVTLSLLD, encoded by the coding sequence ATGATCAAAGACCCTTTCGCAAGACTCGGCCTCGACCGGGAAGTCCTTACTGTCAGCCAGCTCAACGGCCGCGCTCGCGTGCTGCTGGAAGATGTGTTCAGCAGCATCTGGGTCGAGGGCGAGATCTCCAATCTGTCGCGCCCGGCGTCAGGGCACGTGTACTTCACGCTGAAGGATTCGGGCGCGCAGGTGCGTTGCGCGCTGTTCCGGCAGAGTGCGGCCCGTGTGCGTCAGGCGCTGAAAGACGGCTTGCAGGTCAAAGTGCGCGGCAAGGTTTCGCTGTTCGAAGGCCGTGGTGACTATCAGCTGATCCTCGACACCGTAGAACCGGCGGGTGACGGCGCGTTGCGTCTGGCCTTCGATGCATTGAAGGCCAAGCTCAGTGACGAAGGCTTGTTCAGCGCAGAGCGCAAGGTCGCTCTGCCACTGCATCCGCAACGCATCGGGATCATCAGTTCGCCGACCGGCGCGGTGATTCGCGACATCATCAGCGTGTTCCGCCGTCGCGCGCCTCGGGTAGAACTGACACTGATCCCGACCGCCGTTCAGGGTCGCGAGGCCATCAATCAAATTGTCCGCGCCCTGAAACTGGCCGACGCCAGAGGCTTCGATGCCTTGATCCTCGCCCGGGGTGGAGGCTCGCTGGAAGACCTCTGGTGTTTCAACGAAGAAGCCGTGGCCCGCGCCATTGATGCTTGTGTAACGCCGATTGTCAGCGCTGTCGGCCATGAAACCGATGTGTCGATCAGCGATTTCGTCGCCGACGTGCGCGCCCCGACACCCTCCGCTGCTGCCGAGCTGTTGGCCCCCGACTCCAGCGACCTGCACCGCCGCGTCGACAACCTGCATCGCAGGCTGGTCAGCCGCATGCAGGACCGTCTGATGCGCGAGCGGCTGCGTCTGGAAGGTATTTCACGACGACTGCGACATCCGGGTGAACGACTGCGCCAGCAGTCTCAGCGTCTGGATGATCTGGACATGCGCTTGCGTCGCGCCTTCGAGCAGAACATGCATAAACGGCAGGTGCGTCTTGCGCACATGGAAAGTCGTCTGACCGCTCAGCATCCGGGACGCACGCTGGCGTTCCTGCGCCAACGGCTGGACGTATTGGCGGAGCGCTTGCCAAGGGCAATCCGCGAATCGATCAAGGCCCGCAAGCTGCAATTGCAAAGCCAGATGCAGACCCTGAATGTGGTCAGCCCGCTGGCGACTCTGGGGCGTGGTTACAGCATTCTGCTCGACGAGCGGGGACATGCGATCCGCAATGCGGCACAAACCCGGCCTGGCCAGCGTCTCACCGCCCGGCTTGGCGAAGGCGAGCTGCAAGTACGTGTCGAAGACAATCACCTCACGCCCGTGACCCTCTCCCTTCTGGACTGA
- a CDS encoding peptidoglycan DD-metalloendopeptidase family protein, translating to MLRFIAPLFALLLCLPAHADSFITRALDKPVPGGVAVIDLGSGAQAPTATYQGKPVLVVKEQGARWLAIVGIPLTVKPGAQQVTSGGRTLNFTVGSKKYPEQHITLKNKRQVNPNPEDNKRIEGELAEQLRAYRSFSPGTPSNLILDKPVNGPLSSKFGVRRFFNGEERNPHSGLDFAVPAGTPIKSPAAGKVILTGNYFFNGNTVFVDHGQGFISMFCHMSKIDVKVGDQVPRGGVVGKVGATGRATGPHMHWNVSLNDARVDPAIFIGAFQP from the coding sequence ATGCTACGTTTTATCGCCCCGCTATTCGCCCTGCTGCTCTGTCTGCCTGCCCACGCCGACAGCTTTATTACTCGCGCACTCGACAAACCGGTGCCCGGCGGCGTGGCGGTCATTGATCTGGGCAGCGGCGCACAGGCGCCCACCGCGACCTATCAAGGCAAGCCGGTGCTGGTGGTCAAGGAACAAGGTGCGCGCTGGCTGGCGATTGTCGGCATTCCTCTGACCGTCAAACCAGGCGCGCAGCAGGTGACCTCCGGCGGGCGCACGCTCAACTTCACGGTGGGCAGCAAGAAATACCCGGAACAGCACATCACCCTCAAGAACAAGCGTCAGGTCAACCCCAACCCAGAAGACAACAAGCGCATCGAAGGCGAGCTGGCCGAACAACTGCGCGCCTATCGCAGCTTCAGCCCTGGCACGCCGAGCAATCTGATTCTGGACAAACCGGTCAACGGCCCGCTGTCGAGCAAGTTCGGTGTGCGTCGCTTCTTTAACGGCGAAGAGCGCAACCCGCATTCCGGGTTGGACTTCGCGGTCCCGGCCGGCACGCCAATCAAATCTCCGGCGGCTGGCAAGGTCATTCTGACCGGTAATTACTTCTTCAACGGCAACACCGTGTTCGTTGACCATGGGCAAGGCTTCATCAGCATGTTCTGCCACATGTCGAAAATCGACGTGAAAGTCGGTGACCAGGTCCCACGCGGCGGCGTAGTCGGTAAAGTCGGCGCGACCGGTCGGGCTACTGGCCCGCACATGCACTGGAACGTCAGCCTGAATGATGCGCGGGTTGATCCGGCGATCTTTATTGGCGCGTTCCAGCCTTGA